From a region of the Acidimicrobiales bacterium genome:
- a CDS encoding PIG-L family deacetylase, whose amino-acid sequence MTTFVSSNLDVPGRALAVGAHPDDVEFGCGATLAKWAAAGCEIHHLVCTDGSKGSWDPDEDLAALVAVRREEQRAASRALGGEGRVEFLGWTDGELASGHAEQSRVAECIRRIKPDVVLGHDPWKRYRLHPDHRNAGFLVTDGIVGARDPHFFPEHGLPPHRPAALLLWEADEIDHVEDASGYDDAKLAALLEHRSQFRSTMDIGDPDAADERDAFQARMVERLAEHGRMAGLPLGEAFKLITKL is encoded by the coding sequence GTGACCACGTTCGTGAGCAGCAACCTCGACGTACCCGGCCGAGCGCTCGCCGTCGGCGCCCACCCCGACGACGTGGAGTTCGGGTGCGGCGCCACCCTGGCGAAGTGGGCGGCGGCGGGGTGCGAGATCCACCACCTGGTGTGCACCGACGGCTCCAAGGGCTCCTGGGACCCCGACGAGGACCTGGCCGCCCTGGTGGCCGTCCGTCGGGAGGAACAACGGGCCGCGTCACGGGCGCTCGGCGGAGAAGGACGCGTCGAGTTCCTCGGGTGGACCGACGGCGAGCTGGCGTCGGGTCACGCCGAGCAGAGCCGCGTGGCCGAGTGCATCCGCCGCATCAAGCCCGACGTGGTGCTCGGGCACGACCCGTGGAAGCGCTACCGCCTCCACCCGGACCACCGCAACGCCGGGTTCCTCGTCACCGACGGCATCGTCGGCGCCCGCGATCCCCACTTCTTCCCCGAGCACGGCCTCCCGCCCCATCGCCCGGCGGCCCTCCTCCTGTGGGAGGCCGACGAGATCGACCACGTGGAAGACGCCTCCGGCTACGACGACGCCAAGCTCGCCGCGCTGCTCGAGCACCGCAGCCAGTTCCGCTCGACGATGGACATCGGCGACCCCGATGCCGCCGACGAGCGGGACGCATTCCAGGCGCGGATGGTGGAACGACTGGCCGAGCACGGACGGATGGCCGGTCTTCCCCTCGGCGAGGCGTTCAAGCTGATCACCAAGCTGTAG